One Amorphoplanes digitatis genomic window carries:
- a CDS encoding copper homeostasis protein CutC, with product MEVIALNAVDALAAQDGGADRVELVADMSRQGLTPSLATFAEVRAAVGIGVRVMLRAEDGYGLSDPDALIDAAAELRAAGADEFVLGFLDARAAVDLVAVKAVLAAIEGCRWTFHRALDHAADRAAARRALVGLPGLDFVLTAGGPASVAEGLPVLGAEAASRPRVLAGGGLRHHHLGPLLAAGVDAFHTGSAVRPDGRWDLPVDADLVRAWRAALP from the coding sequence TTGGAAGTCATCGCACTGAACGCCGTCGATGCGCTCGCCGCGCAGGACGGCGGCGCCGACCGGGTCGAGCTGGTCGCCGACATGAGCCGGCAGGGCCTGACCCCGAGCCTCGCGACCTTCGCGGAAGTCCGGGCGGCGGTCGGCATCGGCGTCCGCGTCATGCTGCGCGCCGAGGACGGGTACGGGCTGAGCGACCCGGACGCCCTGATCGACGCCGCCGCTGAGCTGCGCGCCGCCGGGGCCGACGAGTTCGTCCTGGGTTTCCTCGACGCGCGGGCCGCCGTCGACCTGGTGGCGGTCAAGGCCGTGCTGGCCGCGATCGAGGGCTGCCGGTGGACCTTCCACCGGGCGCTGGACCACGCCGCGGACCGCGCGGCCGCCCGGCGGGCACTCGTCGGGCTGCCCGGCCTGGACTTCGTGCTCACCGCGGGCGGCCCGGCGAGCGTCGCGGAGGGCCTGCCCGTCCTGGGCGCGGAGGCGGCCTCCCGGCCGAGGGTCCTGGCCGGCGGCGGGCTGCGCCACCACCACCTCGGCCCGCTGCTGGCGGCCGGGGTGGACGCGTTCCACACGGGCAGCGCGGTGCGCCCGGACGGCCGCTGGGACCTCCCGGTGGACGCGGACCTGGTCCGCGCCTGGCGCGCCGCACTGCCCTGA